The Zea mays cultivar B73 chromosome 7, Zm-B73-REFERENCE-NAM-5.0, whole genome shotgun sequence DNA segment GCAGCAGATCATGAAAACAACTCCAAGGAGTCAATGATAGAAAATTTAGAGGAGCCAACTGTTCGAGCTGCTGACCTAATTGGTTCAATGGCCAAAAACATGGATACCCAACAGGCAGCAAGAGCTGCAGAAGATACCCCTAATTTCTCTTCCAAAGTGCCAGAAGGGAAAGGTAAGAATGACCAGCATGATAATTATGTTTTGCCATCACTTGAGCTGAGTTTGAAGAGGTCGAGATCATGTGGAGATGGTGCCAACGATACAGTCAATGACGATGAACAGCGGAATAGTGCATTAAGGCGATCGAATCTCTCGGCTTTTACAAGGTGCAAAACATAATATCAGTGTCATTAGTGAGTTATGAAAGCAACAGTATGTTGGGTACTAACAGTTACCACTTTTATTGCAAGGTACCATACATCTGCGGCTTCCAATCAAGGTGGGACAGGATTGGTAGGTAGCTGTTCGCCGCATGATAACAGCTCGGAGGCTGTGAAAACGGATTCTACTTACAACATGAAGTCAAATTCAGATGCTGCCGCAATAAAACAAGGCTCCAACGGCAGTAGCAATAACAATGACATGGGTTCCACTACAAAGGATGTTGTGACAAAACCCAGCACAAATAACGAGAGGGTGATGTTGCCCTCTGCTATTAAGGCTAATGGATACACGTCAACATTCCATCCTGTGCAGCAGTGGATGGTTCCAGATAATGCGACAGCAGGGAAAGCGAAGGCTGATGAAGTGGCCAACAATGCAGGCAGAAATAGTCATCCTGGTGACGTGCAGAGCAACCTGACGCAACAACATCGTCCAACCCTTCATTACGTCCATTTTGAGAATAGTGGATCAGGTGCCCTGCAATGTGGTTCCTCCAATGTATTTGATCCCCCACTTGAAGGCCAGGCTACCAATAACTATGGTGTGAAAGCCGGGAGCAACTCAGGCAGCAACAAGGGGCAGAATAATGGGAGTACAGCTGGTGCGAGCACGGCTGCTGCAAATGCTGGACGGACAGATACAGAGATACGGGCTATCGATAAAAGTGGACCTGGAGGTGGCAGTGGGAGTGGCAATGACACATATGTCAGACGGCTTGCTGCGAGCATGACACCACGACAAGAACAGCTAAAGAAAtatagagagaaaaagaaagatcgGAACTTTGGGAAAAAGGTAGCCTGTTTTCAATTGCATATTAATATTTATTCTTTATTTGTTTTCAATTGCATATGTTTAAGAAGAGAGAGCATTGGATAGAAGGACTGGTTTCTTTCTGATGGCTGTCTGCCATTTCCAGGTGCGGTACCAGAGCAGAAAGAGGCTAGCCGACCAGCGGCCAAGGGTTCGTGGACAGTTCGTGAAGCAAGCTGTGCAAaatcaagagggagatggagagagatgaccccccccccccctctggctTCAGCTCATGGTTGTTAGACGTGGCGGTTGATGATTCTTCCTTCTCTGGTGTGATCTGATATGATCGACAACACACCATCCTTCCTTTTCTTCATTGGTTTCTTCACATCTAGAATTTACTGCCTGACCGGGAAAAAATAAGCTAGGAACTTCTATACATGTGTATGCATTTCTAATCATGTAGAAGAATAAGTGTGTCTTGACTCTAGATAATTTTAGGTAGAGTCATGCTCGCTCTCCTACATTATGTGATGTAACTGAAGTGTTGTTGTGTTGTCATGTATGGTCTTGGATCACTTTCTGTCAATATATTACTAGCCCACAACTACTATTAATTTGATGAGATGTATATAATTAAAAATATTGTAATAGTCCTTCCTTTGGTAGGTAGACAACAAACAATCTTGAATTCAGTGCATACATAAATCACTGTATAGATATATACACGTTGGGGTCTGCTTTagatgaaggtcctcaaaacattaACTAATCAGTTATTTTTTGAGTCTGTTTCAAGTGTAACAGGGTAAATGCTAAAGGACACCTTCGTTCGAAGATGATGCGCGGTGATCACGGTTGCCAAGACGAAGCTACAAACTTCAGACCGCGGCGCATGCACGTGATGAGGTAGGTGGCAAGAGAAGGGCCAAATCCCAGAGACTTGTTTATCAAGATTACTAAGGCAAAAGACGACAATACCCTTAATCATCTTTGTAGCTCATGCGTATAGGcttgagggcatgaatgtaatttttatGAAGCTATACATCTTGATTATAAGCAATTGAATAGGTTGCAAAAACTGATTTCTAGTTACCACATCATAAATAATGGAATGTAAACTCTATGTACATTGTTTGCCAGTACTTGTTGGACTAACAAATATAGAAAGTGAAATGTCCAACATAATGTCACATGGTTTATACCTTTCTGCTCCAATTATATTATGCTCAGCTTAATGTGCGGACTTTTCCATGTGTATCCACCATGGATAAGAATGGACGATTTGCTCAGCCTCCACCAAATTGTAGTTCTCATCATCGCTATCCGAAATATTCATTCCTAGTTCGACAACTTCCCAAATACTTAGATAGAGTTAGTATAAATGGACTTTCGTCTTATGACTCCACCAAGAATAATATTAACAATTAAAATTTGGTTGTTTACCAAGCGAAACGAAAAATATAGGTATTGAGAGGAATGCAAGAATAATAAAAAATGTTTTAGAATAGTTTGGTTTAACTGTCTTTTGTTGATGGCAACACTTGGAGGTGGATTCTATGGGGGATGGATATCCCTGGGTCCTCACGCACACTAAAACGCGTCCTGGGCCGCCTAGCAGGTCTCTTCTTGGGTCATTCTACGGATGGGCCAATCGAGTGTAACCAGCCCAAGCAAGGCCAATCTAAGCCGGCGAAGACCAACGTCTGAGTTAAGCGCTACGGGAGCACGAGCATATCAAGCGGAGCAGTTGCGATCAACCGACAGGCTAAACCCCAGTCGGTAACTCGGGCAAATGAATGAGGAAGATTCCAGATATGTAGGGAGATAGTTTTCTACAAACATGGAGATGAGCGGtgggccggggttagcgttagaattaaatcggagttcgaaagatagttctccttgcttagagttgctcaatcaatgcggataatgtTTGGGAGAAAACTCAAAactatatgagcaagggaacttttagagagagaaaagaaagggaaacaaatcaagtgtagatcaacacaaatgaacacggtgatttgtttaccgaggttcggttccaaagaacctagtcctcgttgaggaggccacaaaggccgggtctattccaaccctttccctctctcaatcgatcactcagaccggtcgaggcttctccttaatcacttgggtcactaagaccccgcaaggatcaccacacacttagatgtctcttgctagctttacaaagcacttagagaaataagaataggaaggagaaagcaatccaagcaacaaaagaacacaaaacaccctctctcaagtcactaatgaattgagttgatttggaggcttggagaggatttgatctttggaatgtgtcttggagtgaatgctatttgctcttgtattgaatgtgaacttcagaaaacttggataccattgaaggaggtggttgggggtatttatagcctccaaccacttcctagccgttggcacttggataccattgaaggaggtggttggggggtatttatagcctccaaccacttcctagccgttggctatttttgctgtcgatgggcacactggacagtccggtggtgcatcggacagggcattgttcattgtccggtgcgtgccacgtcaacacgacgttggggtttggagcggttgaccgttggaaccctttgtcctgtagctgcaccggacatgtccggtgcgttctgacttcgcaGCCTGACATCTGACTTTGCACTGTACACTTTTACAGTCGATCGTTGAGCGcaggttaccgttgctccgttggctcaccggacatatctggtgcacaccggacagtccggtgaattataacggagcgcGCCCTGGTAAAACTCGAGAGTGGTCAGTTCGAGTGGAGCTCGGCCTGGGGCACCGGATactgtctggtgcacatcggacactgtccggtgcaccacttgcAGCAACCTTTCAAGTCTTTGCTCCAAATTTTATTTGAGCCCCCAACTTATTTTCTTTcttgtttgtgttgaaccttatgcacctgagataaaaagacatcttggcaaactaattagtccacgtggtttgtgatggacgtcaaccaccaaaatcgattataggaaatgattaagcgcatttttctttcaatctcccccattttggtgattgataccaacacaaaccaaagaaaatatagagtgtaaaaatgtaactagtttgcaattatgaTTGATGTGCATATGTTACTTagatttaaaccaattgaaaggctTTATACATATGTCTAAGAATACACGTGATTGTTTTCtattattaacattttggaccacatttgcaccacttgcttgtttttgcaaatcttttggaaaagtcttttcaaattcttttgcaaatagccaaaagaatatgatttcaagaagcatttttaagatttgaaattccttcccctgtttcaaatacttTTTCCTTAGACTaagtaaaagctccccctgaagaaattctccccttagctgtcaagagggtttttgaaatgattttTCCTTTTTGAAACAGATACCAaatgaaattataccaattgaaattttgaGACTAAatgaaataccaattgaaataatttcttcctttagttttgaaaattttaaaataatggtggtgcggtccttttgctttgggcttaatactttctctccctttggcattaatcgccaaaaacaaagaacttgagagcccttttgaATTCTCCTCCTTCggtaaaagaaatatgagtgaaggtttATATCAATTGAGAGTTTCCTGAGTAACGATAAAGGATAaaagataccgtcagagttggagtggaagccttgtctttgccgaatacttcatttccctttcaatgtgagACTAAACATAGAAgtatacttgaaagcacattagccttagccttggcacaagaagaataagaaatattcatttgtaccatatgaaagagatatgatcaaaggtatataaattagctatgtgtgtaatgtttcaatcaaagttccgagaatctaggATGTTCAGCTCATtcttaagtttgctaaaggtcttttcatctagtggcttggtaaatatatcggctaattggttgtgggtactaacataagcaattttgatatccccttttgttggtaatctctcagaaagtgataccggatgtctatgtgcttagtgcggctgtgttcaacgggattatctgccatgcggattgcactctcattatcacataggagagagactttgctcaatttgtagccatagtccctaagggtttgcctcatccaaagtaattgtgcacaacaatgtcctgcgacaatatactcggcttcggcggtgcaaAGAGCAACtgggttttgtttctttgaagcccaagacaccagagatcttcccagaaactgacaagtccctgatgtgctcttcttgtcaattttacatccagcataatcggcatcggaatacccaattaaatcaaaaggtagatcccttggggtaccaaagcccaaacttaggagtgtaaactaaatatctcatgattcttttcacggccctaaggtgaacttccttaggatgcctggaaccttgcacacatgcatactgaaagcataatatccggtcatgaagcacataagtagagtaaagatcctatcatcgaccgatatatctttggatctacggatttacctcccgtgtcgaggtcgagatgcccatttgttcccatgggtgtcttgatgggtttggcattcttcattccaaacttcttaagaacaTAGTTTTGAAAGTGCATACCCGAAATCTGATGTCAGTCGGCTAGCGTAGCAAAGCTCCTTGACACGCCCGCGGGGGCGCCTAGCAGTGGCAGGGCGCGAAACTAAAGAAGTCTTCGAGATCGACGAGATTTCCACCGCCAAAGCCTAGATTCACGGCAAAGGAACGACGTAGCCCGGGCACGAAGTATCCTAGATCCTCCGGTAACCAAGCCCATCGCTGGGAGCCGCCGAAGGCGATGAGGTATTCGAGGAATACAGCGTGAGAGCAACACCAAATCCGACCGGGGGGAGGACACGTCGGAAGGGAGATTAGGGCGGAGCCTGGTCGTTGTTGAGCAAGAAAGAGAGGTGGCACAGAGCCTAGAGCAAAGAGCACTACTAgaaatatgcttatttaagacatACATCTTAAGACAAATATCAGTGCATTTTATAGAAGCGTCTTTTATCATATGGTGCTGAGTAAGGTAAGACGGTTTGTTGGACATCCGTCTTTAATGAAGAAGGTTTTTGAGACAGATATATGGTTggaaatgtcttatattgatttaatacagtttgattttgaaaaccgtctcaaataaatataccttttgaggCGTTAAGTTTACAAGAAGTGTCTTTTATTTTTgttagtatattagacacttctgtatatggaaccatctcaaataaagatattattagagtcATCTAGACTATACAAAATTGTCTTAGATGTCAGTGAGTGtactagaaacttgtaaacaTAAAACCGTCTCGTATGATATTTCTGATAAGACATATTGTGAAAAAACGTAGTCAATAGTAAATTCTGATTAGATTGAACTAAACATTTTTGGAATTTAAAATAAACTAGTTAGCTGACTGTATGTTTGTAcggtttctatatatcatataggTAAAAAATCTTGCTTAAATAAGAAACTTCTTCAAATAAAATTATACGTTTGAAATatgattattttttattttctcattaaCAGTATATTTATAGTTATAATATCGTCTCTTTGTACGGTATAAGCAACCTGATAAGCGGTGGTTAATGCCACAGATATTCCTCTTTATATCCCTATTGCACATATATACAATACGTTTTATTAATATAGCGGTGGTTAATGCCATCTCCTGCGTCCGACGCCCATCGCCGAGGCTGAGAGGCAAAATCCGTCGTCTTCAGTGCCCCAAGCGCGGCGCCCCAAACTCCCAGGCTATGCTtttgtttatgttttattgtCATTTCATGATTCATGACATGGCAGGCTCCAGGCTATGCATTAGACATTTAATCAGTATATTCAGCTCAAACGAAACAGGATCTAAATTAGAGGGTTAAGTCTCACATCATACCACCCGTTCCTATTTTTTTTCCTAAAGCAGGGGCAGGGCAAACCGTATTGTTGGCTCCGCCTAGGGTTTTAGCACCTGCCGCCACAACCTCCCTTCTACTGC contains these protein-coding regions:
- the LOC103633607 gene encoding two-component response regulator-like PRR37 isoform X8, coding for MNLRTFGSMCGDNGVTVSPACSKKKKVYLFGTQSSGSGSESGIQTQKCTKSKGANESGNNSGSNDDEAGMGLNARDDSDNGSGTQAQNSWTKLAVEIDSPQAMSLDQLADPANSTCAQVIHSKSEICSHRWLPGSSNRNCKKQKYTNDDFKGKDLEIDGPGNLYMDHQSSPNERPIKAADHENNSKESMMGNLGDATVRAADLIGSMAKNMDAQQAARAADTPNFSSEVPEGKGKNDDFKGKDLEIGGPRNLYMDHQSSPNERPIKAADHENNSKESMIENLEEPTVRAADLIGSMAKNMDTQQAARAAEDTPNFSSKVPEGKGKNDQHDNYVLPSLELSLKRSRSCGDGANDTVNDDEQRNSALRRSNLSAFTRYHTSAASNQGGTGLVGSCSPHDNSSEAVKTDSTYNMKSNSDAAAIKQGSNGSSNNNDMGSTTKDVVTKPSTNNERVMLPSAIKANGYTSTFHPVQQWMVPDNATAGKAKADEVANNAGRNSHPGDVQSNLTQQHRPTLHYVHFENSGSGALQCGSSNVFDPPLEGQATNNYGVKAGSNSGSNKGQNNGSTAGASTAAANAGRTDTEIRAIDKSGPGGGSGSGNDTYVRRLAASMTPRQEQLKKYREKKKDRNFGKKVRYQSRKRLADQRPRVRGQFVKQAVQNQEGDGER
- the LOC103633607 gene encoding two-component response regulator-like PRR37 isoform X11, whose amino-acid sequence is MNLRTFGSMCGDNGVTVGSGSESGIQTQKCTKSKGANESGNNSGSNDDEAGMGLNARDDSDNGSGTQAQNSWTKLAVEIDSPQAMSLDQLADPANSTCAQVIHSKSEICSHRWLPGSSNRNCKKQKYTNDDFKGKDLEIDGPGNLYMDHQSSPNERPIKAADHENNSKESMMGNLGDATVRAADLIGSMAKNMDAQQAARAADTPNFSSEVPEGKGKNDDFKGKDLEIGGPRNLYMDHQSSPNERPIKAADHENNSKESMIENLEEPTVRAADLIGSMAKNMDTQQAARAAEDTPNFSSKVPEGKGKNDQHDNYVLPSLELSLKRSRSCGDGANDTVNDDEQRNSALRRSNLSAFTRYHTSAASNQGGTGLVGSCSPHDNSSEAVKTDSTYNMKSNSDAAAIKQGSNGSSNNNDMGSTTKDVVTKPSTNNERVMLPSAIKANGYTSTFHPVQQWMVPDNATAGKAKADEVANNAGRNSHPGDVQSNLTQQHRPTLHYVHFENSGSGALQCGSSNVFDPPLEGQATNNYGVKAGSNSGSNKGQNNGSTAGASTAAANAGRTDTEIRAIDKSGPGGGSGSGNDTYVRRLAASMTPRQEQLKKYREKKKDRNFGKKVRYQSRKRLADQRPRVRGQFVKQAVQNQEGDGER
- the LOC103633607 gene encoding two-component response regulator-like PRR37 isoform X7; the protein is MGGACQQLSVDGDARTPANDRDPAGLLQHDDTENQQQQQACWERFLLKETLNVLLVESDDSTRQVVSALLRCCMYQVISAENGQQAWAYLEDKRNNIDLVLTEVFMPGVSGISLLSRIMSHNICKNIPVIMMSSSDAMSTVFKCLSKGAVDFLVKPIRKNELKNLWQHVWRQRCHSNSWTKLAVEIDSPQAMSLDQLADPANSTCAQVIHSKSEICSHRWLPGSSNRNCKKQKYTNDDFKGKDLEIDGPGNLYMDHQSSPNERPIKAADHENNSKESMMGNLGDATVRAADLIGSMAKNMDAQQAARAADTPNFSSEVPEGKDDFKGKDLEIGGPRNLYMDHQSSPNERPIKAADHENNSKESMIENLEEPTVRAADLIGSMAKNMDTQQAARAAEDTPNFSSKVPEGKGKNDQHDNYVLPSLELSLKRSRSCGDGANDTVNDDEQRNSALRRSNLSAFTRYHTSAASNQGGTGLVGSCSPHDNSSEAVKTDSTYNMKSNSDAAAIKQGSNGSSNNNDMGSTTKDVVTKPSTNNERVMLPSAIKANGYTSTFHPVQQWMVPDNATAGKAKADEVANNAGRNSHPGDVQSNLTQQHRPTLHYVHFENSGSGALQCGSSNVFDPPLEGQATNNYGVKAGSNSGSNKGQNNGSTAGASTAAANAGRTDTEIRAIDKSGPGGGSGSGNDTYVRRLAASMTPRQEQLKKYREKKKDRNFGKKVRYQSRKRLADQRPRVRGQFVKQAVQNQEGDGER
- the LOC103633607 gene encoding two-component response regulator-like PRR37 isoform X5 — translated: MGGACQQLSVDGDARTPANDRDPAGLLQHDDTENQQQQQACWERFLLKETLNVLLVESDDSTRQVVSALLRCCMYQVISAENGQQAWAYLEDKRNNIDLVLTEVFMPGVSGISLLSRIMSHNICKNIPVIMMSSSDAMSTVFKCLSKGAVDFLVKPIRKNELKNLWQHVWRQRCHSAQNSWTKLAVEIDSPQAMSLDQLADPANSTCAQVIHSKSEICSHRWLPGSSNRNCKKQKYTNDDFKGKDLEIDGPGNLYMDHQSSPNERPIKAADHENNSKESMMGNLGDATVRAADLIGSMAKNMDAQQAARAADTPNFSSEVPEGKGKNDDFKGKDLEIGGPRNLYMDHQSSPNERPIKAADHENNSKESMIENLEEPTVRAADLIGSMAKNMDTQQAARAAEDTPNFSSKVPEGKGKNDQHDNYVLPSLELSLKRSRSCGDGANDTVNDDEQRNSALRRSNLSAFTRYHTSAASNQGGTGLVGSCSPHDNSSEAVKTDSTYNMKSNSDAAAIKQGSNGSSNNNDMGSTTKDVVTKPSTNNERVMLPSAIKANGYTSTFHPVQQWMVPDNATAGKAKADEVANNAGRNSHPGDVQSNLTQQHRPTLHYVHFENSGSGALQCGSSNVFDPPLEGQATNNYGVKAGSNSGSNKGQNNGSTAGASTAAANAGRTDTEIRAIDKSGPGGGSGSGNDTYVRRLAASMTPRQEQLKKYREKKKDRNFGKKVRYQSRKRLADQRPRVRGQFVKQAVQNQEGDGER
- the LOC103633607 gene encoding two-component response regulator-like PRR37 isoform X12, giving the protein MNLRTFGSMCGDNGVTVGSGSESGIQTQKCTKSKGANESGNNSGSNDDEAGMGLNARDDSDNGSGTQAQNSWTKLAVEIDSPQAMSLDQLADPANSTCAQVIHSKSEICSHRWLPGSSNRNCKKQKYTNDDFKGKDLEIDGPGNLYMDHQSSPNERPIKAADHENNSKESMMGNLGDATVRAADLIGSMAKNMDAQQAARAADTPNFSSEVPEGKDDFKGKDLEIGGPRNLYMDHQSSPNERPIKAADHENNSKESMIENLEEPTVRAADLIGSMAKNMDTQQAARAAEDTPNFSSKVPEGKGKNDQHDNYVLPSLELSLKRSRSCGDGANDTVNDDEQRNSALRRSNLSAFTRYHTSAASNQGGTGLVGSCSPHDNSSEAVKTDSTYNMKSNSDAAAIKQGSNGSSNNNDMGSTTKDVVTKPSTNNERVMLPSAIKANGYTSTFHPVQQWMVPDNATAGKAKADEVANNAGRNSHPGDVQSNLTQQHRPTLHYVHFENSGSGALQCGSSNVFDPPLEGQATNNYGVKAGSNSGSNKGQNNGSTAGASTAAANAGRTDTEIRAIDKSGPGGGSGSGNDTYVRRLAASMTPRQEQLKKYREKKKDRNFGKKVRYQSRKRLADQRPRVRGQFVKQAVQNQEGDGER
- the LOC103633607 gene encoding two-component response regulator-like PRR37 isoform X10; amino-acid sequence: MNLRTFGSMCGDNGVTVSPACSKKKKVYLFGTQSSGSGSESGIQTQKCTKSKGANESGNNSGSNDDEAGMGLNARDDSDNGSGTQAQNSWTKLAVEIDSPQAMSLDQLADPANSTCAQVIHSKSEICSHRWLPGSSNRNCKKQKYTNDDFKGKDLEIDGPGNLYMDHQSSPNERPIKAADHENNSKESMMGNLGDATVRAADLIGSMAKNMDAQQAARAADTPNFSSEVPEGKDDFKGKDLEIGGPRNLYMDHQSSPNERPIKAADHENNSKESMIENLEEPTVRAADLIGSMAKNMDTQQAARAAEDTPNFSSKVPEGKGKNDQHDNYVLPSLELSLKRSRSCGDGANDTVNDDEQRNSALRRSNLSAFTRYHTSAASNQGGTGLVGSCSPHDNSSEAVKTDSTYNMKSNSDAAAIKQGSNGSSNNNDMGSTTKDVVTKPSTNNERVMLPSAIKANGYTSTFHPVQQWMVPDNATAGKAKADEVANNAGRNSHPGDVQSNLTQQHRPTLHYVHFENSGSGALQCGSSNVFDPPLEGQATNNYGVKAGSNSGSNKGQNNGSTAGASTAAANAGRTDTEIRAIDKSGPGGGSGSGNDTYVRRLAASMTPRQEQLKKYREKKKDRNFGKKVRYQSRKRLADQRPRVRGQFVKQAVQNQEGDGER
- the LOC103633607 gene encoding two-component response regulator-like PRR37 isoform X6, which produces MGGACQQLSVDGDARTPANDRDPAGLLQHDDTENQQQQQACWERFLLKETLNVLLVESDDSTRQVVSALLRCCMYQVISAENGQQAWAYLEDKRNNIDLVLTEVFMPGVSGISLLSRIMSHNICKNIPVIMMSSSDAMSTVFKCLSKGAVDFLVKPIRKNELKNLWQHVWRQRCHSNSWTKLAVEIDSPQAMSLDQLADPANSTCAQVIHSKSEICSHRWLPGSSNRNCKKQKYTNDDFKGKDLEIDGPGNLYMDHQSSPNERPIKAADHENNSKESMMGNLGDATVRAADLIGSMAKNMDAQQAARAADTPNFSSEVPEGKGKNDDFKGKDLEIGGPRNLYMDHQSSPNERPIKAADHENNSKESMIENLEEPTVRAADLIGSMAKNMDTQQAARAAEDTPNFSSKVPEGKGKNDQHDNYVLPSLELSLKRSRSCGDGANDTVNDDEQRNSALRRSNLSAFTRYHTSAASNQGGTGLVGSCSPHDNSSEAVKTDSTYNMKSNSDAAAIKQGSNGSSNNNDMGSTTKDVVTKPSTNNERVMLPSAIKANGYTSTFHPVQQWMVPDNATAGKAKADEVANNAGRNSHPGDVQSNLTQQHRPTLHYVHFENSGSGALQCGSSNVFDPPLEGQATNNYGVKAGSNSGSNKGQNNGSTAGASTAAANAGRTDTEIRAIDKSGPGGGSGSGNDTYVRRLAASMTPRQEQLKKYREKKKDRNFGKKVRYQSRKRLADQRPRVRGQFVKQAVQNQEGDGER
- the LOC103633607 gene encoding two-component response regulator-like PRR37 isoform X9 — its product is MNLRTFGSMCGDNGVTVSPACSKKKKVYLFGTQSSGSGSESGIQTQKCTKSKGANESGNNSGSNDDEAGMGLNARDDSDNGSGTQNSWTKLAVEIDSPQAMSLDQLADPANSTCAQVIHSKSEICSHRWLPGSSNRNCKKQKYTNDDFKGKDLEIDGPGNLYMDHQSSPNERPIKAADHENNSKESMMGNLGDATVRAADLIGSMAKNMDAQQAARAADTPNFSSEVPEGKGKNDDFKGKDLEIGGPRNLYMDHQSSPNERPIKAADHENNSKESMIENLEEPTVRAADLIGSMAKNMDTQQAARAAEDTPNFSSKVPEGKGKNDQHDNYVLPSLELSLKRSRSCGDGANDTVNDDEQRNSALRRSNLSAFTRYHTSAASNQGGTGLVGSCSPHDNSSEAVKTDSTYNMKSNSDAAAIKQGSNGSSNNNDMGSTTKDVVTKPSTNNERVMLPSAIKANGYTSTFHPVQQWMVPDNATAGKAKADEVANNAGRNSHPGDVQSNLTQQHRPTLHYVHFENSGSGALQCGSSNVFDPPLEGQATNNYGVKAGSNSGSNKGQNNGSTAGASTAAANAGRTDTEIRAIDKSGPGGGSGSGNDTYVRRLAASMTPRQEQLKKYREKKKDRNFGKKVRYQSRKRLADQRPRVRGQFVKQAVQNQEGDGER